The following proteins are encoded in a genomic region of Dyadobacter sp. UC 10:
- a CDS encoding YciI family protein: MDEYLILMRLDLLTREAQPSPEEMQGYMKMYNDWVGGIAAQDKFVGGKGLSTEGKVLKPGDVVTDGPFVEIKESLAGFIIVKAGSLEEATKMAAGCPILLGEGNSVEVRKIAAVHEK; this comes from the coding sequence ATGGATGAATACCTGATTTTAATGCGCCTTGACCTGTTGACCAGGGAAGCGCAACCATCGCCCGAGGAAATGCAGGGATATATGAAAATGTACAACGACTGGGTCGGTGGAATTGCCGCTCAGGACAAATTTGTGGGTGGGAAAGGGCTTTCCACCGAGGGCAAGGTGCTTAAACCGGGCGATGTGGTCACAGATGGACCATTTGTGGAGATCAAGGAATCGCTCGCCGGCTTCATCATTGTAAAAGCGGGTAGTCTTGAGGAAGCAACGAAAATGGCGGCAGGGTGCCCCATTTTGCTGGGCGAAGGTAATAGTGTGGAAGTGAGGAAGATTGCGGCAGTTCATGAAAAATGA
- a CDS encoding GH3 family domain-containing protein has product MALVGSILKRGIHYSNIFANRKKASLHQQQKKTLAKLLAKARYTEFGEKFNFDELLSSILFGEKGAFYELYKRSVPVYDYNKIFSEWWHKSVKGEKDVCWPGQIKYYALSSGTSEASTKHIPVTKAMSRAMQKTSIRQILSLGNYKDLPDDLYEKGFLMLGGSTNLNDQEKHFEGDLSGIQAKQIPYWFRPYYKPGEKIAAQKDWALKLEEITKQAHEWDIGFVVGVPAWIQLLMEKIIDHYKVKTIHDIWPNLRVFGHGGVSFEPYRKGFEKLLARPLIYINTYLASEGFIAYQTRPGAQGMELVCDNGLFFEFIPFTQENFDSEGTLQANPETLMIDQVEEGKEYALLLSTCAGAWRYLIGDTVKFIDKTKGEIVITGRTKHYLSLCGEHLSVDNMNKAIDLVSDEMGLTVKEFTVSGVEHGTMFAHQWYIGVEEKDVDTELLKTKLDAKLSELNDDYAVERRHALQEIFVNVLPNQVFYDWMKSKGKMGGQHKFPRVFKNFLIDDWKGFLKSQGYSAE; this is encoded by the coding sequence ATGGCATTAGTAGGCAGCATATTAAAGCGGGGCATTCATTACAGCAACATATTCGCTAACAGAAAGAAAGCATCGCTGCATCAACAGCAAAAGAAGACACTGGCCAAATTGCTCGCAAAAGCGCGGTACACGGAATTCGGTGAGAAATTCAATTTCGACGAGCTTCTTTCTTCTATTCTTTTTGGTGAAAAAGGGGCGTTTTACGAGCTATACAAACGTTCGGTGCCGGTTTACGACTATAATAAGATTTTCAGTGAATGGTGGCATAAATCGGTTAAAGGCGAAAAAGATGTTTGCTGGCCAGGGCAGATCAAGTATTACGCATTGAGCTCAGGCACTTCAGAGGCGTCTACCAAGCATATTCCGGTGACTAAAGCGATGTCCCGGGCCATGCAAAAAACGAGTATCCGCCAGATCCTGTCACTCGGTAACTACAAAGACCTTCCCGACGATTTGTACGAAAAAGGATTCTTAATGCTCGGCGGAAGTACCAACCTCAACGATCAGGAAAAGCATTTCGAGGGCGATCTGAGTGGGATTCAGGCAAAACAGATCCCCTATTGGTTCCGTCCGTATTACAAGCCCGGTGAAAAAATCGCTGCCCAAAAAGACTGGGCGTTGAAGCTCGAAGAGATTACCAAGCAGGCGCACGAGTGGGATATTGGTTTTGTAGTGGGCGTACCAGCCTGGATCCAGCTTTTAATGGAAAAGATCATTGACCATTATAAAGTCAAAACGATTCACGATATCTGGCCCAACCTGCGCGTTTTTGGTCACGGCGGCGTCTCTTTTGAACCTTATCGAAAGGGATTTGAAAAGCTGCTGGCCAGACCATTGATCTACATTAATACCTACCTCGCCTCAGAAGGATTTATTGCTTATCAAACCCGTCCCGGCGCACAGGGAATGGAACTGGTGTGCGATAACGGTTTATTCTTTGAATTTATCCCGTTCACTCAGGAAAATTTCGATTCGGAAGGGACTTTGCAGGCTAACCCTGAAACGTTGATGATCGATCAGGTGGAGGAAGGCAAGGAATATGCGTTGCTGCTTTCCACATGCGCTGGAGCCTGGCGCTACCTGATCGGCGATACGGTGAAGTTTATTGATAAAACAAAAGGCGAAATTGTCATTACCGGCCGGACCAAGCATTATCTCAGTCTCTGCGGCGAGCACCTTTCGGTAGATAATATGAACAAGGCGATCGACCTGGTTTCCGACGAAATGGGCTTAACCGTGAAAGAATTCACGGTGAGCGGCGTGGAGCACGGTACGATGTTCGCGCACCAATGGTATATCGGTGTAGAGGAAAAGGATGTGGATACGGAGCTCTTGAAAACTAAGCTGGACGCAAAATTATCTGAACTCAACGATGACTACGCGGTGGAACGGCGTCATGCATTGCAGGAAATATTCGTAAATGTGTTACCTAACCAGGTTTTTTACGACTGGATGAAATCAAAAGGTAAAATGGGCGGGCAGCATAAATTCCCCCGCGTTTTCAAAAACTTCCTGATCGACGATTGGAAAGGCTTCCTGAAAAGTCAGGGATATTCAGCTGAATAG
- a CDS encoding dihydrofolate reductase family protein, whose amino-acid sequence MAKLTTFNFITLNGLYKGPQEDTSWHRHGEEEAEYASGSMEGDHSILLFGRKTYESMASWWPSPMALETMPEVAAGMNRSEKIVFSKTLESADWENTTLIKGDLIDEIKRLKETLTKDLVVLGSSNLITQLADARLVDYYGIMIDPVALGNGTPFFNGLKNKLDLKLVESKVFKSGVVLLGYIPL is encoded by the coding sequence ATGGCTAAGCTGACAACATTCAATTTTATAACGTTAAACGGTTTGTATAAAGGCCCGCAGGAAGATACAAGCTGGCACAGGCACGGAGAAGAGGAAGCCGAATATGCCTCGGGAAGTATGGAAGGGGATCATAGCATATTGCTGTTCGGCCGCAAAACCTATGAATCAATGGCCAGCTGGTGGCCAAGCCCGATGGCGCTTGAAACGATGCCGGAAGTTGCAGCTGGCATGAACCGCTCAGAAAAGATCGTTTTTTCTAAAACACTCGAAAGTGCCGACTGGGAAAATACGACACTGATTAAAGGGGACCTGATTGATGAAATCAAGCGATTGAAAGAGACGCTCACGAAAGATCTGGTCGTGCTGGGAAGTAGTAATCTGATCACACAACTCGCCGACGCCCGGCTGGTCGACTATTATGGTATCATGATTGATCCTGTCGCACTCGGCAACGGCACGCCTTTTTTTAATGGGTTGAAAAATAAGCTGGACCTGAAACTGGTAGAGTCGAAAGTATTTAAAAGCGGCGTAGTGCTGCTGGGATATATCCCTCTATAA
- a CDS encoding NUDIX domain-containing protein has translation MRVMSTENNWKTLSSQTVYENAWLELSHRDVINPSGNKGIYGLVKFKNQAIGVIPVDEEGNIYLVGQYRYAIDEYSWEIPEGGGVLGADGLDAAKRELKEETGLVAAKWTTLARIHTSNSATNEEGFLYIAEELSQQEAEPEETEDLQVRKVPLAEAVEMVMRSEITDSLSVCAILMTARLKGI, from the coding sequence ATGCGGGTTATGTCCACAGAAAATAACTGGAAAACACTTTCGTCTCAAACTGTCTATGAAAATGCCTGGCTCGAATTAAGTCACCGGGACGTGATCAATCCTTCCGGCAACAAGGGCATTTACGGGTTGGTAAAATTTAAGAATCAGGCGATTGGCGTCATACCTGTGGACGAAGAAGGGAACATTTATCTGGTCGGACAATATCGGTATGCGATCGACGAATATTCCTGGGAAATTCCGGAAGGCGGCGGCGTTTTAGGTGCCGACGGACTCGATGCTGCCAAACGTGAGCTCAAAGAGGAAACCGGATTGGTAGCCGCAAAATGGACGACACTAGCCCGTATTCACACTTCAAATTCTGCAACAAACGAAGAAGGGTTCCTATATATAGCCGAAGAGCTTTCGCAGCAGGAGGCCGAACCCGAAGAAACGGAGGATCTGCAGGTCAGGAAAGTGCCGCTGGCCGAGGCTGTGGAGATGGTCATGCGCTCCGAGATCACAGATTCCCTGTCAGTCTGCGCAATTCTGATGACTGCCAGATTGAAGGGAATCTGA
- the trhO gene encoding oxygen-dependent tRNA uridine(34) hydroxylase TrhO, with translation MKPFRVILYYCYSPIADTETYRDEHHVFCVQHNLLGRIIVAPEGLNGTVSGTPADCDAYMHYVKSDERFRHVQFKIEEHDKMAFQKLHVRVKDEIVNSDLPVNPLEKTGKHLEPAEFKKLINDPDVVLVDMRSDYEHEVGKFKGAITFDMHNLRELPDHIHEIEHLKDKKIVTYCTGGIKCEKASAYLLDQGFTDVYQLHGGIIRYGLEEGGENFDGKCYVFDNRITVDVNRINPTVISKCHICNEPCDRMINCANAECNTHVPVCEKCGEEMEGACSAECKAHPGKRTYDGTGYYVSQSNHYHPLQGLKSQKKNIKKMKLAQQTQPL, from the coding sequence ATGAAGCCTTTCAGGGTTATTTTATATTACTGCTATTCTCCTATTGCGGATACCGAAACTTATCGGGACGAGCACCATGTATTTTGTGTGCAGCACAACCTTTTGGGCCGGATCATTGTGGCGCCGGAAGGATTGAACGGGACTGTGTCCGGCACACCGGCGGATTGCGACGCATACATGCATTATGTAAAATCTGACGAGCGTTTCAGGCATGTTCAATTTAAGATTGAGGAGCATGATAAAATGGCTTTCCAGAAACTGCACGTGCGGGTAAAGGACGAGATCGTGAATTCTGATCTGCCTGTAAATCCCCTGGAAAAAACAGGAAAACACCTTGAACCGGCAGAATTCAAAAAGCTGATCAACGATCCGGACGTGGTACTGGTAGATATGCGCTCGGATTACGAACATGAAGTGGGCAAGTTCAAAGGCGCGATCACATTTGACATGCATAACCTGCGCGAGCTGCCCGATCATATTCATGAAATCGAGCATCTGAAAGACAAAAAAATCGTCACGTACTGTACCGGCGGGATCAAATGTGAGAAAGCCAGTGCCTACCTCCTCGACCAGGGATTTACTGACGTTTACCAGCTCCACGGCGGTATCATCCGTTACGGACTGGAAGAAGGCGGCGAAAATTTCGACGGCAAATGCTACGTGTTCGACAACCGGATTACCGTGGATGTGAACAGGATAAATCCGACGGTAATTTCCAAATGCCACATCTGCAACGAACCCTGTGACCGCATGATCAACTGCGCCAATGCAGAATGCAACACCCACGTGCCGGTTTGTGAAAAATGCGGGGAAGAAATGGAAGGCGCCTGCTCAGCGGAATGCAAGGCGCATCCCGGAAAGCGTACCTATGACGGAACGGGCTATTACGTAAGCCAGAGCAATCATTACCATCCCCTGCAGGGACTGAAAAGTCAGAAAAAGAATATCAAAAAAATGAAGCTGGCGCAGCAGACGCAGCCGCTTTAG
- a CDS encoding deoxynucleoside kinase — protein MHLAIIGNIGAGKTTLTQMLGEYYKWDVMYEAVEGNPYLADFYQDMDRWAFNLQIFFLNSRFAQVQQIRATTYSTIIQDRTIYEDAYIFARNLYESGVMTERDYQTYQLLFRSIINTVSQPDLLIYLKADIPKLVSQIKKRGRKFETDISTEYLSNLNRYYEDFVKHYDHGKIIEIDVNQMDFAANPEDFNTIVALLNKELFYI, from the coding sequence ATGCACCTTGCGATCATCGGTAATATTGGCGCCGGAAAAACCACGCTGACCCAGATGCTGGGCGAATATTATAAATGGGATGTAATGTACGAAGCAGTAGAAGGCAACCCTTACCTGGCAGATTTTTATCAGGATATGGATCGCTGGGCATTTAATCTTCAGATATTCTTCCTCAACAGCCGGTTCGCTCAGGTTCAACAGATTCGCGCTACTACGTATTCTACGATTATCCAGGACCGCACCATTTACGAAGATGCCTATATTTTTGCACGAAATCTTTATGAATCGGGCGTAATGACGGAGCGGGATTACCAGACTTACCAGCTTCTTTTCCGGTCTATCATCAACACAGTGTCCCAGCCTGACCTGCTGATTTATTTGAAAGCTGATATTCCCAAATTGGTTTCACAGATCAAAAAGCGGGGGCGTAAGTTCGAGACAGATATTTCGACGGAGTATCTATCCAATCTGAACCGCTATTACGAAGATTTTGTGAAGCATTACGATCATGGGAAAATCATTGAGATCGATGTTAACCAAATGGATTTCGCCGCAAACCCGGAAGATTTCAATACAATTGTCGCCCTTCTGAATAAAGAGCTGTTTTATATTTGA
- a CDS encoding amidohydrolase/deacetylase family metallohydrolase, which yields MNLNWLLHFFLLFILYQPARAQQPKYSIIIKKGHVIDPKNHIDGLMDIAIEGTPGGTDGKIALVAKNIDPTLAAQVVDAKGMYVAPGLIDIHVHYFWGTDLKGTYRNGPSGLQPDGFTFRSGVTTVVDAGSSGWKTFETFKAQTIDLSKTRVLAMLNIVGEGMAGGKFENSLEEMDAAKTAEMAKKYPDHIVGVKLAHFSGHNWEPTDRAIEAGKLANIPIMVDFGSADPILPLEELFLKKFRKGDIYTHCFGGNSSNSPKGRESIVDISNNKVKPYVIEAQKKGVIFDVGFGGASFLLAQGQPAIKQGFFPNSISTDQHITSMNGPMKDMNNIMSFFLAMGMDLKTVIGASTWNPAKEIKREDLGHLSVGAIADIAVLNLRDGKFGFYARDGKIEGKKRIETELTIKGGNIVYTLNALVEPINLPRPAARN from the coding sequence ATGAATCTAAATTGGCTACTTCATTTTTTCCTACTTTTTATTTTGTACCAGCCTGCCCGTGCGCAGCAGCCCAAATACAGCATTATCATCAAAAAGGGCCATGTTATTGACCCGAAGAACCATATCGACGGCCTGATGGACATTGCCATTGAAGGTACGCCCGGAGGTACCGATGGTAAAATTGCACTGGTTGCCAAGAACATAGACCCCACGCTTGCTGCCCAGGTGGTGGATGCGAAAGGAATGTATGTGGCTCCCGGTTTGATCGATATACACGTGCATTATTTCTGGGGTACCGACCTGAAAGGAACTTACAGGAACGGACCGAGCGGACTGCAACCCGACGGATTTACATTCAGGAGCGGAGTAACAACAGTTGTAGACGCAGGGAGTTCGGGCTGGAAGACGTTTGAAACTTTCAAAGCACAGACGATCGACCTATCGAAAACACGTGTACTGGCGATGCTGAACATTGTCGGCGAAGGAATGGCGGGCGGGAAATTTGAGAACAGCCTCGAAGAAATGGATGCTGCAAAAACAGCGGAAATGGCCAAAAAATATCCGGACCATATCGTAGGAGTAAAACTTGCCCATTTCAGCGGCCACAACTGGGAACCAACCGACCGGGCGATTGAAGCAGGAAAGCTGGCCAATATTCCGATTATGGTTGATTTCGGAAGTGCAGATCCGATATTGCCGCTCGAAGAACTGTTTCTCAAAAAATTCAGGAAGGGTGATATTTACACGCATTGTTTTGGCGGAAACAGTAGTAATAGCCCGAAGGGAAGGGAATCTATCGTTGACATTTCGAACAATAAAGTGAAACCCTACGTGATCGAAGCTCAGAAGAAGGGCGTGATTTTCGATGTCGGTTTCGGTGGCGCGAGCTTTCTGCTGGCACAGGGACAGCCTGCGATCAAACAAGGATTTTTTCCGAACTCAATCAGTACCGATCAGCATATCACGAGCATGAACGGCCCGATGAAAGATATGAATAACATTATGTCTTTTTTTCTGGCGATGGGCATGGACCTGAAAACCGTGATCGGCGCGAGTACCTGGAACCCGGCGAAGGAGATCAAAAGAGAAGACCTGGGGCATTTGTCGGTGGGCGCTATCGCTGATATCGCTGTATTGAACCTGCGTGATGGGAAATTTGGATTTTATGCACGTGACGGGAAAATTGAGGGTAAAAAGCGGATTGAAACCGAACTGACTATCAAAGGAGGAAATATCGTGTATACGCTGAATGCGCTTGTTGAGCCAATTAACCTGCCACGGCCGGCTGCGCGGAACTAG
- a CDS encoding RNA polymerase sigma factor — MKNDNLIPHLFRTEYRKIVSVLCRRFGFSQIEIAEDIASETFLVATQAWGIEGVPPNPVGWLYQVAKNNAKNYLQRGAIFEEKVAPAWAAGMSDNSQAEIDLSPGNINDSQLQMMFAICNPAISSEAQIGLSLRILCGFGISEIADAFNTSKEVISKRLTRAKEKLREHDIEIELPGLNAIEERLDPVLLTIYLVFNEGYYSRSQNKILRKDLCLEAMRLCTMLIENPVTNRPKVNALLALMCFHASRFDARMDESGELILYQEQDIQLWNSDLIAKGAYFLNHARSGNHLSRYHLEAGIAFWHTQKEDSPEKWEQILQYYNHLLQIQYTPGAALNRTFALYKARGSKTAIAEAEKLGLGDNHFYFLLLAELYQDAEPGVATRFLEKALALARTEPEKRAIQKKLNER; from the coding sequence ATGAAAAATGACAACCTGATCCCTCATTTGTTCCGAACAGAATATCGCAAGATCGTTTCGGTACTTTGCCGGCGATTCGGATTCAGTCAGATCGAGATTGCAGAGGATATAGCCAGCGAAACTTTTCTGGTGGCCACGCAGGCGTGGGGTATTGAGGGTGTCCCGCCCAATCCTGTGGGCTGGCTTTATCAGGTCGCAAAAAACAACGCAAAAAACTACCTGCAGCGCGGCGCAATTTTCGAAGAGAAGGTTGCGCCTGCCTGGGCTGCCGGCATGTCGGACAATTCACAAGCCGAAATCGATTTGTCGCCAGGGAATATCAACGACAGCCAGTTACAAATGATGTTCGCGATCTGCAACCCTGCTATTTCGTCGGAAGCGCAGATCGGGTTATCATTGCGGATATTATGCGGGTTCGGGATATCAGAAATTGCGGATGCATTCAATACCAGTAAAGAAGTGATCAGCAAACGTTTGACCCGCGCGAAAGAGAAACTGCGGGAACACGATATTGAGATCGAGTTGCCTGGCTTAAATGCGATTGAAGAGCGGCTCGATCCGGTTTTGCTGACGATCTATCTGGTTTTTAATGAAGGTTATTACTCCCGGAGCCAGAACAAAATCCTTCGGAAAGATCTCTGTCTGGAAGCAATGCGCCTTTGCACGATGCTGATCGAAAACCCGGTCACCAACAGGCCGAAAGTCAATGCACTGCTCGCGCTCATGTGTTTTCACGCCTCCCGGTTTGATGCACGTATGGACGAATCGGGCGAGCTGATTTTGTATCAGGAGCAGGATATCCAGCTTTGGAATAGTGACTTAATAGCCAAAGGCGCCTATTTCTTAAATCATGCAAGAAGCGGAAATCATCTTTCGAGGTATCATCTGGAAGCCGGAATCGCCTTCTGGCACACTCAAAAAGAAGATTCTCCTGAAAAATGGGAGCAGATACTGCAATACTACAATCACCTTCTTCAGATACAGTACACGCCGGGCGCTGCGCTCAACCGGACATTTGCGTTGTATAAAGCACGTGGCAGCAAAACAGCGATCGCCGAGGCAGAAAAGCTCGGCCTCGGCGATAATCATTTTTACTTTTTGCTACTTGCGGAGTTGTATCAGGATGCAGAACCGGGAGTAGCAACCCGGTTCCTGGAAAAGGCACTTGCACTGGCCAGGACAGAGCCTGAAAAACGGGCGATTCAAAAAAAGCTGAATGAACGCTAG
- a CDS encoding GNAT family N-acetyltransferase — MPAFSIKHATVADIPEIIAIQEKTWEPTYGEILSKDQIDYMFNKIYSPEALKEQMLTGQHFLMLLNGANPEGFASVAEEEPEKFKLHKIYVLPSTQGTGAGKFLLQAAENYVSGAGGKVIALNVNRYNKAKSFYEKQGYAIIAEKDIPIGPYWMNDFILEKVL; from the coding sequence ATGCCTGCATTCTCAATAAAGCATGCTACCGTAGCCGACATCCCGGAGATCATTGCAATCCAGGAAAAAACCTGGGAACCTACTTATGGTGAAATCCTTAGCAAGGATCAGATCGACTATATGTTCAACAAAATATATTCTCCCGAAGCGTTAAAAGAACAAATGCTGACGGGCCAGCATTTCCTGATGTTATTGAATGGAGCGAATCCGGAAGGTTTTGCATCCGTGGCCGAGGAAGAACCTGAAAAGTTTAAATTACATAAAATATATGTACTTCCTTCCACGCAGGGAACGGGCGCGGGGAAATTCCTGCTGCAAGCGGCTGAAAACTACGTAAGCGGCGCAGGGGGAAAAGTGATAGCGCTCAATGTAAACCGGTATAACAAGGCGAAAAGCTTTTACGAGAAGCAGGGCTACGCGATAATTGCCGAAAAGGACATTCCGATCGGACCGTATTGGATGAATGATTTTATCCTCGAAAAAGTACTCTAA
- the surE gene encoding 5'/3'-nucleotidase SurE → MKPLILVTNDDGITSKGIRTLVEIMQELGEVVVVAPNSPQSGMGHAITIGEPLRLYSTHIFENVDEYECSGTPADCVKIAKHHILLDRKPDLVVSGINHGSNNSINVLYSGTMSAAIEAAIEGIPAIGFSLCDFREDADFSHGIPFIKSITEEAIKNGIPNGIALNVNIPAKSDLPLKGIKVCRQAHAKWQEKFDYRVDPNGRGYFWMAGEFVNFDTEKEDTDVWALENNYVSVVPCQYDLTGYEALNQLSTWDL, encoded by the coding sequence ATGAAACCCCTCATTTTAGTTACTAATGACGACGGGATCACTTCCAAGGGAATCCGGACACTGGTTGAGATTATGCAGGAGCTGGGCGAAGTGGTAGTTGTTGCTCCGAACAGCCCGCAGTCGGGAATGGGACATGCCATTACAATTGGTGAGCCTTTGAGATTGTATTCCACGCATATTTTTGAAAATGTAGATGAATACGAATGCTCAGGCACCCCGGCAGACTGTGTGAAGATTGCGAAACACCATATTCTGCTGGACCGGAAGCCAGACCTCGTTGTAAGTGGGATCAATCACGGAAGTAACAATTCGATCAATGTGCTTTATTCAGGCACCATGTCGGCGGCGATCGAGGCAGCGATCGAAGGGATTCCCGCAATCGGATTTTCGTTGTGTGACTTTCGGGAGGATGCCGATTTCAGTCATGGAATACCTTTTATAAAATCGATTACCGAAGAAGCGATCAAGAACGGGATACCGAATGGCATTGCTTTAAATGTAAATATTCCGGCTAAAAGTGATTTGCCTTTAAAGGGAATTAAAGTGTGCCGACAGGCCCATGCAAAATGGCAGGAGAAATTCGACTACCGCGTCGACCCGAACGGTCGGGGTTATTTCTGGATGGCGGGTGAGTTTGTGAATTTTGATACAGAAAAAGAAGATACGGATGTCTGGGCGCTTGAAAACAATTATGTTTCGGTTGTCCCTTGTCAATATGATCTAACAGGCTACGAGGCTCTTAATCAGCTTTCTACCTGGGATCTATAA
- a CDS encoding Gfo/Idh/MocA family protein has product MPQFPQKNRRDFIKKLSGGALLAASPVHDLLAGQSKSTSHELPWLNKKIAANDKIQIACIGTGIMGMGDTRTALQVPGVKLMAVADLYDGHLVRAKELFGNDIHTTRDYTELLNRKDIDAIILATPDHLHSQIGIEALKAGKAVYCEKPMVHKIEQGYDMIKAQNETKKVFQVGSQRVSSIIYTKAKELYKAGAIGELNFVEVYYDRHSAQGAWQYSIPLDASPKTVDWDRFLSNKAPKMSYDPLRFFRWRNYQDYGTGVAGDLFVHLFSGMHYILDSKGPTRIMTSGGLRYWKDGRDVPDVMVGIYDYPKTDTHPAFNLTLRVNFADGSGGGSGFRFVGTDGQITLQGNTVTVKKKKMAKAPGYTIDTFPKDMQEKFLTEYKAKHPVVPEMSEPDFEEYKAPQGYDDRLDHFALFFDAMRGNRTIIEDATFGFRAAGPALLSNKSYFENTVVNWDPEEMKIVKQRS; this is encoded by the coding sequence ATGCCTCAATTTCCGCAAAAAAACAGAAGGGATTTTATTAAGAAATTATCAGGCGGCGCTTTACTGGCCGCCAGTCCGGTACATGATTTACTTGCCGGTCAATCCAAATCTACCTCCCACGAACTGCCGTGGCTAAATAAAAAAATAGCCGCGAATGATAAAATACAAATCGCGTGCATTGGTACCGGCATCATGGGAATGGGTGATACCCGCACCGCATTGCAGGTTCCGGGCGTGAAGCTCATGGCAGTAGCAGATTTGTACGACGGCCACCTGGTACGTGCGAAAGAACTTTTCGGAAATGATATCCACACCACCCGCGATTACACAGAACTGCTTAACAGGAAAGATATCGACGCCATTATTCTCGCAACGCCAGACCATTTGCATTCCCAGATCGGTATCGAGGCTTTAAAAGCCGGAAAGGCGGTGTATTGCGAAAAACCGATGGTGCATAAGATCGAGCAGGGTTACGATATGATCAAGGCGCAGAACGAGACCAAAAAAGTATTTCAGGTAGGTAGTCAGCGGGTTAGTTCTATTATTTATACCAAAGCAAAAGAACTGTATAAAGCAGGTGCGATCGGCGAGCTGAACTTTGTGGAAGTGTATTACGACCGCCACTCGGCACAAGGAGCGTGGCAATATTCTATTCCCCTCGATGCTTCACCCAAAACAGTGGACTGGGACAGGTTTTTGAGCAACAAAGCGCCAAAGATGTCTTACGATCCGTTGCGTTTCTTCCGTTGGAGAAATTACCAGGATTACGGCACTGGCGTAGCCGGCGATTTGTTCGTGCACTTGTTTTCAGGAATGCACTACATTCTCGATAGCAAAGGCCCGACCCGTATTATGACCAGCGGCGGACTGCGCTACTGGAAAGACGGTCGCGACGTGCCGGATGTAATGGTCGGTATCTACGATTACCCCAAAACAGACACGCATCCCGCATTCAACCTGACATTGCGCGTCAACTTTGCCGATGGTTCCGGCGGCGGCTCAGGCTTCCGTTTCGTAGGTACCGACGGGCAAATCACTTTGCAGGGCAACACGGTGACGGTTAAAAAGAAGAAAATGGCGAAAGCTCCGGGGTACACGATCGACACTTTCCCGAAAGACATGCAGGAGAAATTCCTGACAGAATATAAGGCAAAACACCCGGTTGTTCCGGAAATGTCGGAGCCGGATTTTGAGGAATACAAAGCGCCGCAAGGCTATGACGACCGCCTCGACCACTTTGCATTGTTTTTCGACGCGATGCGGGGTAACAGGACGATCATTGAGGATGCCACATTCGGCTTCCGGGCTGCCGGTCCTGCCTTACTTTCCAATAAGAGTTACTTTGAAAATACGGTAGTAAACTGGGATCCGGAGGAAATGAAGATCGTGAAACAGCGGAGTTGA
- a CDS encoding LysE family translocator, producing the protein MLESLFYGTLTGIALCLTFGTVFFSLVQNSVDNGFWTGVKIAFGVFVCDIIFVFFAIFGTALLPDIPNFKQYMAGAGVVFLVILGLSNLIKGQPRIAYPQTSLGNLVYYFTTGFLLNGLNPVNFISWVTIASYIRTNLHYDMNQVLLFFGASVVAVFLVECGIAFSAQRLKRLFTPRVVTVFNKVTGVVFILIACQIAYTNFIK; encoded by the coding sequence ATGCTGGAATCGCTATTCTACGGGACGCTTACCGGCATTGCATTGTGCCTGACTTTTGGGACTGTTTTCTTCTCACTGGTGCAAAACAGTGTTGACAATGGGTTCTGGACTGGCGTCAAGATCGCGTTCGGCGTTTTCGTGTGCGATATTATCTTCGTTTTCTTCGCCATTTTCGGGACTGCACTGCTCCCGGATATTCCCAATTTCAAACAATATATGGCGGGTGCCGGCGTGGTGTTCCTCGTAATTCTGGGATTAAGTAACCTCATTAAAGGACAACCCAGGATCGCTTATCCGCAAACCAGCCTTGGAAACCTGGTCTACTATTTCACTACCGGTTTTTTGTTAAATGGATTGAATCCCGTGAATTTTATCAGCTGGGTAACGATTGCGTCCTATATCCGGACCAACTTACATTACGATATGAACCAGGTGTTACTTTTCTTCGGGGCGAGCGTGGTGGCTGTATTTTTGGTGGAATGCGGTATTGCATTCTCCGCGCAGCGGCTCAAAAGACTTTTCACGCCGCGGGTCGTGACGGTATTTAACAAAGTGACAGGCGTGGTTTTTATTCTCATCGCCTGTCAGATCGCTTATACCAATTTCATAAAATAG